A stretch of the Oceanicola sp. D3 genome encodes the following:
- a CDS encoding cysteine desulfurase, producing the protein MYDVSTIRADFPILAREVNGKPLSYLDNGASAQKPRAVIEAVTRGYEMEYANVHRGLHFLSNLATDKYEAVRGKVARFLGATREEEIVFTSGTTEGINLVSYGWAAPRFEAGDEIVLSVMEHHANIVPWHFLRERQGVVLKWVEPEADGSLPAQKVIDAIGPRTKLVAVTHMSNVLGTVVDVAAIAKAAREKGVATLIDGSQAAVHMPVNVEEIGADFYAITGHKLYGPSGSGAIHIRSERMAEMRPFMGGGDMIRDVGRDVVTYTDPPMKFEAGTPGIVSTIGMGAALDYMMDLGMENIAAHEATLRDYAREKLFGLNWLTVQGDAPGKGAIFSFTLEGAGHAHDISTVLDKRGVAVRAGHHCAQPLMEHMGVSATCRASFGLYNTEEEVDRLVSALELCHELFA; encoded by the coding sequence ATGTATGACGTCTCCACAATCCGCGCCGATTTTCCAATCCTCGCCCGCGAGGTCAACGGCAAGCCCCTGAGCTACCTGGATAACGGCGCTTCGGCGCAAAAGCCCCGCGCGGTGATCGAGGCCGTCACCCGCGGTTACGAGATGGAATATGCCAACGTCCACCGTGGCTTGCACTTCCTCTCCAATCTGGCGACCGACAAGTATGAGGCCGTGCGCGGCAAGGTGGCCCGCTTCCTCGGCGCCACGCGCGAAGAAGAGATCGTTTTCACCAGCGGCACCACCGAGGGCATCAACCTCGTCAGCTACGGCTGGGCCGCTCCCCGTTTTGAAGCGGGCGATGAAATCGTGCTCTCGGTCATGGAGCATCACGCCAACATCGTGCCTTGGCACTTCCTGCGTGAACGGCAGGGCGTGGTGCTGAAATGGGTCGAGCCCGAGGCCGACGGATCGCTCCCGGCGCAAAAGGTGATCGACGCCATCGGCCCCCGCACCAAACTCGTCGCCGTCACCCACATGTCCAACGTGCTCGGCACCGTGGTCGATGTGGCCGCCATCGCCAAGGCGGCCCGCGAGAAGGGCGTCGCCACCCTCATCGACGGCTCCCAAGCGGCGGTGCACATGCCCGTCAACGTCGAGGAGATCGGCGCCGACTTCTACGCCATAACCGGCCACAAGCTCTATGGCCCCTCCGGCTCCGGCGCCATTCACATCCGCTCCGAGCGCATGGCAGAGATGCGCCCCTTCATGGGCGGCGGCGACATGATCCGCGACGTGGGCCGCGACGTGGTCACCTACACCGACCCGCCGATGAAGTTCGAGGCCGGCACGCCTGGCATCGTCAGCACCATCGGCATGGGCGCCGCGCTCGACTACATGATGGACCTGGGGATGGAAAACATCGCCGCCCATGAAGCCACCCTGCGCGACTACGCGCGTGAAAAGCTCTTTGGCCTCAACTGGTTGACGGTGCAGGGCGATGCGCCGGGCAAGGGCGCCATCTTCTCCTTCACCCTCGAAGGCGCAGGCCACGCGCATGACATCTCCACCGTGCTCGACAAGCGCGGCGTGGCGGTGCGCGCTGGCCACCACTGTGCCCAGCCGCTGATGGAGCATATGGGCGTCTCCGCCACCTGCCGCGCTTCTTTCGGGCTCTACAACACCGAAGAAGAGGTGGATC
- a CDS encoding Yip1 family protein, with the protein MTNAPSLLKLLELSARRPREAMETVKALQLSSPVAWQVFALVLVIELIFAQILGLMLGPVEVPDGALGPALALNPILLGAIQGCLLVLMVFGIHWVGRAFGGTGRLEDAILLMALLQFALVVLQAIEILLMFIIPALAAGVLLFNIFAFFYLLTSFTTALHGFTKPPLVFLGILLTGLGAIFGLSIILSIILAAAGVTLPGLPTNV; encoded by the coding sequence ATGACAAATGCGCCCAGCCTGCTGAAACTGCTTGAGCTTTCCGCCCGCCGCCCGCGCGAGGCAATGGAAACCGTGAAGGCGCTCCAGCTGTCCTCTCCGGTCGCCTGGCAGGTCTTCGCACTGGTGCTGGTGATCGAGCTGATCTTTGCCCAGATCCTCGGCCTCATGCTCGGCCCCGTAGAGGTGCCAGACGGCGCGCTTGGCCCGGCACTCGCCCTCAACCCGATCCTCCTCGGAGCCATTCAGGGCTGCCTGCTGGTGCTCATGGTCTTTGGCATCCACTGGGTCGGCCGGGCCTTCGGGGGCACCGGGCGGCTCGAAGATGCAATCCTGCTGATGGCGCTGCTGCAATTCGCGCTCGTCGTCCTTCAGGCCATCGAGATCCTGCTGATGTTCATCATACCGGCCCTAGCTGCCGGTGTGCTGCTGTTCAACATCTTCGCCTTCTTCTACCTGCTCACCAGCTTCACCACCGCGCTGCACGGCTTCACCAAGCCGCCGCTGGTGTTTCTGGGCATCCTCCTCACCGGTCTCGGGGCCATCTTCGGCCTCTCCATCATCCTTTCCATCATCCTCGCCGCCGCAGGCGTCACCCTTCCCGGACTCCCGACCAATGTATGA
- a CDS encoding YIP1 family protein, whose product MAVTTNILASWRAPRATLRRMLAAGQREDRALMLLMAGCLVIFVAQWPRLARDAELAQRLGEEAEQPLQMLIGGTLLAWLFIMPIVFYALAALSHLALKPFGGRGTGYGARLALFWTVLVVSPLMLLYGLTRGFIGEGPEATLVGALVVIGFFAHWAICLTEAEFGAAANGATA is encoded by the coding sequence ATGGCCGTCACCACCAATATTCTGGCGAGCTGGCGCGCCCCGCGCGCCACGCTGCGCCGGATGCTTGCCGCCGGTCAGCGTGAAGACCGGGCGCTGATGCTGCTTATGGCTGGCTGCCTCGTGATCTTCGTGGCGCAATGGCCGCGCCTCGCGCGTGATGCCGAGTTGGCCCAGCGGCTGGGAGAAGAGGCCGAGCAGCCCCTGCAAATGCTCATCGGTGGCACCCTGCTGGCCTGGCTCTTCATCATGCCCATCGTGTTCTATGCCCTTGCGGCGCTCTCCCACCTTGCGCTCAAACCCTTCGGCGGGCGGGGCACCGGCTACGGCGCGCGGCTGGCCCTGTTCTGGACGGTGCTCGTCGTCTCACCTCTGATGCTGCTCTACGGGCTCACCCGGGGCTTCATCGGCGAGGGGCCGGAGGCCACGCTGGTGGGGGCGCTTGTCGTCATCGGCTTCTTCGCCCATTGGGCGATCTGCCTCACCGAGGCCGAATTCGGCGCAGCCGCAAACGGAGCAACAGCATGA